The Planctomycetaceae bacterium genome includes the window TTGAACACCTTGTCCAGAATCTCAGCGGCCATCGGGACCGTCCTTTCCAATGCCCCAGACGAAATCACGTGGATTATTATGTTTGACGCTGAAAAATCAAATACTTATCTATTATATGTAACCAGTGGGAGGCCGCACGCACAGTAATACAATTACCCCATGGACGGTGCGGGCTTTTGCCGATAAGGAAGAGGTTATGATGAATCGCTTAAGATTAGGGATGATCTCGCTGGCGGCGATGCTGGCGGCGGTGCAGGTCGGTTGCGTCTCTCCCGGTGAAGTCGACCAGGACGTCATCACCCGCTATCAGCAGGCCATGCTCGCCCGGGCGCCCCTGGCACGCGAGGCCGACCAGGGCGTCAAGTCGCTCCAACCGGCAGGGAACACCGGACCGGCCGCCCCCGTCGTCAAAGACGCCGCCGGAAACGCCGCCGTCGCCGTCACGCTCGATCACGTGATCAAGTGGGCCCTGGCCAACAATCCCGACATCGCCGTCGTCAGCTTCGACCCGGCGATCTCCTACGAGCAGATGGTCGCCGCCGCGGCGGAGTTCGACTACGTGCTGTTTGCCAATGCCAGCCACGTTTACACCGACCAGTTCTCGGCGGCCGGACGCAGCAGCGCGGCCATCCCGCGCCCTTCGAAGTACGACGACGTCAGCGTGGGCGTTAGACAGAAAACCGTCACCGGCGCCGAGTGGTCCGCCACCTTCGACGCCCCGCGCACCTACAACGATTCCTTCGCCCCCGGTTTCCACGAGAGCTGGCAGCCGTCGCTGAACCTGACCGTCACCCAGCCGCTGCTGCGAAACGGCTGGCCTACGTTCAACCTCGCCCAGCTCCGCATCGCCCGCGTCAATGAGCGTTTCACCATCGAGCAGTTCCGCCAGACCGTCGAGCAGTCGGTCACCGACGCGGTGGCGGCCTACTGGCAGCTCTACCAGGCCCAGCGCAACGTCGTCATCCAGGAAAGCCTGCTGCGGATGACCGAGGCGACGCTGGAGAAAGTCAAAGCCCGGATGGCCGTCGATGCCACGATCATCCAGCTCTCGCAGATCCAGTCGGCGCTGGAGAGCCGCCGCTCGCTGCTGATCCAGGGGCGCAAGAATTTCGCCGATGCGCAGCAAGCCCTGGCCAGACTGGTCGGGCATCGTCAGGTCAACGTCCTGAACTACAACATCGTTCCCGCCACGTTGCCCGTTACCGCCAAGGTCGAGATCAACACCACCGATCAACTCCTGACCGCCTTGCGCCACAATCCGCAACTGGAACAGGCCCGCCTGTCGCTGGCGGTGGCCGACATCAATGTCGACATCGCCAAGAACCAGGCCCTGCCGCTGCTGAACTTCACGGCAGGCACGTTCATCCAGGGCCAGGGCGGCAGCTTCGGTTCGGGCTGGAGCGACCTGTGGAGCTCGGACATGATCGGCTACAACATCGGTCTGGAGTTTGAGTATCCCATCGGCAACCGCGCCCGCGAGGCGGACCTGCGCCGCCGCCGCCTGGAGCGGTTGAAGTCCATCGCGACGATCCAGGCCAACGCCGACACCATCGCCGTCAACGTCGGCGAACGCATCCGACAGATCAACAACTCCTACGAGCAGGTGAAGGTCCAGGAGCAGGCCCTCCAGTACGCCCGCACCCTGCTGCAGGCGCTGGAAGACAGCGAGATCAAAGGCCGCCTGACCCCCGAGTACCTCAACGTCAAGCTCAACGCCCAGGCCGATGTCGCCCGGGCCGAACTGCTGGTCATCGAGGCGCAAGTCAACTACAACACCGCCCTGATCCAACTGGCCCAGCAGACCGGTACCGTCCTGGAGTTCAATGGCGTGAAGCTGGCCCTGCCCACCATCCCGGGCGGACTGCCCCCCGTCAGGAGCGACGAAGCCACCTGCCCGCAGCGCCTGATCGGCCAACCGGCCATCGCTCCGCCCCAGAAGACCCGCATCCCCCTTGACAGTCGCTGACAGAAGCAGTAATCGGTAGCCCGTAGCCGGTAGCCGGCGGGGGGAACTGGGTGCCGTGGCGTGCAGGGCCGAAGGCCCGGAGAGCCACGATCCTCGAACTGCGCAGTAAGGTCAGATCTGTCAGGGTAGTGGCTAATCCGAAAACTGCATGAACCGCAGAGATCGCAGAGCACGCGGAGAAGCAAATGACTTAAAACAAGACCATCTAAGTCGCTGTCGGCGTTAATTTGAAAAAACAGACTGTCCATGTGGCCCGCTTCCGTAGTCTTCTGTAAATCTTTTCGTTCAAAACACCTCTGCGGCCTCTGCGGTCTCCGCGGTGAAATATCTGGGCTAACCGAAGTGTGGCGTTTGGGATCATGGCTGTCGGTCTTCGCCCTCCCGCCACGGCACCGGTTCGGTTTGAAAGGCGAGCCGTTTCCGGCTGTCGGTTGCGATACTTAAGGGACACGCACAACGGAGCTATGCGTGGCACCCAGGCTGGCGGCTACTGGTCCGTTCCCACGTTGCCCAGTTGGATGATCGCCAATGCCGTGGAAATGTCGTTGGCCACTTCGTAGATCTTGTCCAGCCCCGTCACCAGGAACACGCCCCAGACGTGCGTGTTGATCCCGCACAGGATCAGCCGCCGCTGCGAGCTCATCATCATCTTGCGAAGGCGCAGCAGCTTGGCGACGTTGGAACTGTTGATGAACCCCACGGCAGTGAAGTTGAGCACCACGTCATTGGGCGTGCCTTCCAGACCGTCCATCAGCGCAGAGAGATCCTCCGAAAACTGCGGATCGTCGTTCAGCTCGACAACAGTGATCTCGTCTGACCAGTTCTGGATGCCCATGCTCGTTGCCCTTTCCGGGGGTTATCTGGTAGTCTGGTATATAGTCGGCTTCCACGCAAGTCAACTCGTGAAAAAACAGATCCTCGGTCCCAGGTCCTCGATCCTGGAAAGCATACATGGCGCCGGCGCGGTATTGTTTTCCCCGAGGATCTAGGATCTAGGATCTAGGATCTGTTTCTCCCCCTATTCCAGCGTCAACCGTGTCTTGCCGCCGCGGCAGTTGACTCGCAGCACGCCCTGGCCGCAGAGGAACTCGCGAATGCATCGCCCGGCGAACTCCTCTCGCCAACCCGACGACAAGGCCATGTCCGGCGCGGCGGGCTGTTCCTGCAGCACGCAGCGCACCAGGTCGGCGTAGTCCTTGCGCGTTGCCAGCAGCGACGGGGCCATGTTGCCGCTCAGGCACAGCGACTGCCCCAACGCCGACGCCAGGTCGATGAGCATCTGGTCGACGCTGTCCTCGCTGACGTGTGTGCGGTCCGGCGGCGGGCTGTCGCTCTTCTGCGCCGCTCCGCCGCGCTCGATGGCCGCCATGATCCGCTCGCCGTGCCGCTCGGCCACCGGGCGCGGCAGACCCCGGACATTCCGCACGCCCGCAGCCGTCAGCGGGCGGCTGCGCGCCAGCGCCAGCAGCACCGGGTCGCGAAGGAACGTGCGAGGGGGCAGGTCTTCTTCGGCCGCGGCGCCTTCGCGCCACAACGCCAGCTCCTGCAAAACGGCCAGTTCTTTGCGATGCAGTTGCTTCCAGCCGTGTACCTTGCGGTAGAGCAGCTTGCTGTCGCGGACGTACTGGGCGGGGTGTTCCAGCTCGGCCATCTCCCGCTCCATCCAGGCGCACCGCCCGTACTTTTCCAGCCGCCGCTGCAGTTCGCCGGCGATGGACACCAGGTACCGCACGTCGTCGCGGGCGTAGTCGAGCTGCTGGGGCGTCAGCGGGCGGCGCGACCAGTCGCTGACGGTCTGGTCCTGCATGATCGCCTTGCCCGTCACCGCCTGCACCAGCCGCCCGTAGGAGATGGGGTAGTGCAGGCCGACCAGCCCGGCGGCCACCTGCACGTCGAAGATATTGGCCGGCGTCCGCTGCGACTGCAGGTAGCACAGTTCCAGGTCCTGCTCGGGGGCGTGGGCGATCTTGCGGATCGCCGGGTCGGCCACCAGCTCCCACAGCGGCGCCGTGTCGGTCTTGAGCGGGTCGATCAGCCAGACCGCCCGGTCCGTCGCGACCTGCACCAGGCAAAGCTGCGGCAGATAGCTGCGCTCGCGGATGAACTCGGTGTCGAAGCCAAAGGTCCCCGCGGCCGCCAGCGCGTCGCAGACCTCTCGCAGTGCATCCGGTTTGGCGATGATGTCAACAGTGGTATCAGAGGATTTCATCTCGCCTTCTGTTTTACCATACAGTCCGGTTCTTGTGGGGATTTTCTATCAGTTAGCGGCGGGGCTTGCCCCGCGCGTTCATGGCGACACGCGCAGCGGGGCCTGCCCGCAGGCAGGTCGCCATGGGCAACGGATGAGACAGCCGGCGCTTCCACTTCCTTGCACTTTGTTGTACTTTTCACAGCACTTCGCGGGAAGCACCCAGCCTTACGACCTATGACCTGTGCCCTGCGACCTCCACGGCAAAAGCGGTGCAGCCTATACCGCAATTCCACTTCCTTGCACTTTGTTGTACTTTTCACAGCGGTTTGCGGGGAAGGTAAGCAATTACTATTGCCTTATGGTCGTGCGATAGGGCAGCAGCGTCCCAGGGGCACCGGTGGACAGAATATATCTTTCTGGCTCTTGACGTTTCGCCGATCTTAACTTAAGGTGTCAAGTAATATTCCACTTGTACGTTTGGTGGCAGTTTTCATGTGCGGCAGAAAGTAGCGGAAATCAGTTCTTCAGCCAGGCACTGACTGTGCAGGAGCGACGCAATGGCGAATTTGAAGCGCGGTCCGATCCCAAAGGCCCTGTTCGATGCGCTGGCTGAGAAAATCAATGACCTTGTCTACTCAGCAGACTGCAAAGGACGCTTGATGTATGTCAGCCCCCAGGTGGCGCGGTACGGGATTACACCTGAGCAGAGCATAGGCAGGTCCCTTCTGGAGTTCGTGGATCCCCGAGATCAAGAGCGGGTGGCAGCAGATTTCGCCAGAACGATGTCAACCGGAGAGGAGTATCTTACCCAGTTCAGACTGGCAGGAAGGCGGGGACGTGACGTGTGGCTGGAGGACCTCGGCAAGCTTCGCCGCAACGCCCATGGGGACATTGTCGGCATCGACGGAATCCTGAGGGATATTACTGATCGCAAAGAGGCCGAGGCGGCGCGACAAGCCGCTCTGGACAGACTGGTGGAACTGGAGGCCATCATCGACAGAAGTCCGGCCATGGTCTTTCTCTGGCGAGTTGCTGACGGCTGGCCGGTGGAGTACGTCACAAAGAATGTGCAGCAGCTTGGGTATTCGGTAGACGACTTCTTCAGCGGGCGCGTGTCGTGGGGCCAGATTACCTGCTCTGACGATATCCCAAGACTTGAGCGCGAGGTGGCGGAGCACCTGCAGGCCGGCAGGGACGAGTTTTGCCAAAGCTATCGGCTGATGAACAAATCCGGGGAGATTCGCTGGATGGAAGATCGCAACCGGGTGGTCCGTGATGCAGCGGGGGCCATCACCCACATCCAGGGCATTGTGCTGGACGTCACTGATCGCAAGCGGGCCGAAGAGGCATCTTGTCGAAGCGAAGAGACTGCCCGTACGAAAACCGAGGTATTGGGCAAGCTGATGGACGTAGTTCCCGTCGGGATATTGGTCGCTCACGACCCGCAATGCCAAGTCATCACCGGCAACCACGCAGCAAACCACCTGTTTGAGGCTGATGAAGATGAGAATGTTTCCGCAGGGGCGAGTAACGACTCTCAGACCCGCCCCAGGCGATTCTTCCAGAACGGACGGGAACTGCGGGCCCAAGAACTTCCCATGCAGGTGGCCGCGGCCAGCGGGGTGGAAGTCCCAGGTGCAGAGACGGATGTGCTGTTGCCCAGCGGCAGAACCATATCGTTGCTGGGCAAGGCTGCCCCTCTGTTGGATGCCGCCGGTAAGGTGCGTGGCTCCATCGCCGCCTTCCTGGATATCACCGATCGCAAGCGATACCGGACTCGACTCAAATCATTGGCATTGGAGTTGACCTTGGCCGAACATCGGGAACGGGCCCGTATGGCAAAAGTCCTCCACGACGGCCTCCAGCAATTGCTGGTTGCGGCCAAACTGCGTCTGCCGGCTATAGAGCGCTCCAGTGATCCTGCTATATACAAAGCCGGATTAGAGATCCGGGGGCTGCTTGACGAGTCCATCAAGACGTCCCGTTCGCTGACGACTGAATTAAGCCCCCCGATATTGCTCAATCAAGGCCTGACTGCAGCGATGCAGTGGCTGGCCGGCTGGATGCACGAAACGCACGACCTCACAGTGAACCTGGACATCAAGATCGCGACAAGCCCAATAGGCGAAAACCTCTCAATTTTGCTCTTTCAATGCGTTCGCGAGTTGCTGTTCAACGTGGTCAAGCACGCCGGCGTCAAGGTGGCCGATGTGCAGGTGGCCCAGTCCGATGGCTCGATTCAGATCAGCATCGCGGACAAGGGATCGGGATTTGATCCCAAGGCTCCTCGCGCCAATAAGTCTGCTGGCGGTTTTGGTCTCTTCAATGTCGCTGAACGGCTCCAACTGCTGGGCGCCCGAATGGACATAGTCAGCGCCCCCGGCCAAGGCAGCCGCTTTACAATCACCGCCCCGGTGGCCTCTGGCGCAACTTCCGCAGCCGCGATCGTGTCCGACTGTTAGCGCTGCAGTTTCAAAAGGATCGCGGACGATTCGGCGGCGGAAGGCGCATGAGCGCTCGATCAGGGATGCGTCCCAAGGGGACGCTTGGGGTCTAGCCGGGGGCGCAGCCCCCGGAGCGGATTTGTTTTGCGGTCCCGCCGCAAAGCGGCGGGTGGGCTGTAGCGTCAGACAAGACCCGGCCGCCCCGTCGGGGCGGCTGTGTCGGGCGGAGCGAACCGGGGGCGGCGTCCTTCGACTCGCTCCTGCCTGCCGGCAGGCAAGGCGCTCGCTACGGACTTGCCCCCGGCTAGAGTCCATGCGTCCCTTCCGGGACGCAAGACATCGCTTCCCGGTATTCCCGCGAG containing:
- a CDS encoding ribonuclease D encodes the protein MKSSDTTVDIIAKPDALREVCDALAAAGTFGFDTEFIRERSYLPQLCLVQVATDRAVWLIDPLKTDTAPLWELVADPAIRKIAHAPEQDLELCYLQSQRTPANIFDVQVAAGLVGLHYPISYGRLVQAVTGKAIMQDQTVSDWSRRPLTPQQLDYARDDVRYLVSIAGELQRRLEKYGRCAWMEREMAELEHPAQYVRDSKLLYRKVHGWKQLHRKELAVLQELALWREGAAAEEDLPPRTFLRDPVLLALARSRPLTAAGVRNVRGLPRPVAERHGERIMAAIERGGAAQKSDSPPPDRTHVSEDSVDQMLIDLASALGQSLCLSGNMAPSLLATRKDYADLVRCVLQEQPAAPDMALSSGWREEFAGRCIREFLCGQGVLRVNCRGGKTRLTLE
- a CDS encoding TolC family protein is translated as MMNRLRLGMISLAAMLAAVQVGCVSPGEVDQDVITRYQQAMLARAPLAREADQGVKSLQPAGNTGPAAPVVKDAAGNAAVAVTLDHVIKWALANNPDIAVVSFDPAISYEQMVAAAAEFDYVLFANASHVYTDQFSAAGRSSAAIPRPSKYDDVSVGVRQKTVTGAEWSATFDAPRTYNDSFAPGFHESWQPSLNLTVTQPLLRNGWPTFNLAQLRIARVNERFTIEQFRQTVEQSVTDAVAAYWQLYQAQRNVVIQESLLRMTEATLEKVKARMAVDATIIQLSQIQSALESRRSLLIQGRKNFADAQQALARLVGHRQVNVLNYNIVPATLPVTAKVEINTTDQLLTALRHNPQLEQARLSLAVADINVDIAKNQALPLLNFTAGTFIQGQGGSFGSGWSDLWSSDMIGYNIGLEFEYPIGNRAREADLRRRRLERLKSIATIQANADTIAVNVGERIRQINNSYEQVKVQEQALQYARTLLQALEDSEIKGRLTPEYLNVKLNAQADVARAELLVIEAQVNYNTALIQLAQQTGTVLEFNGVKLALPTIPGGLPPVRSDEATCPQRLIGQPAIAPPQKTRIPLDSR
- a CDS encoding STAS domain-containing protein encodes the protein MGIQNWSDEITVVELNDDPQFSEDLSALMDGLEGTPNDVVLNFTAVGFINSSNVAKLLRLRKMMMSSQRRLILCGINTHVWGVFLVTGLDKIYEVANDISTALAIIQLGNVGTDQ
- a CDS encoding PAS domain S-box protein, with the translated sequence MANLKRGPIPKALFDALAEKINDLVYSADCKGRLMYVSPQVARYGITPEQSIGRSLLEFVDPRDQERVAADFARTMSTGEEYLTQFRLAGRRGRDVWLEDLGKLRRNAHGDIVGIDGILRDITDRKEAEAARQAALDRLVELEAIIDRSPAMVFLWRVADGWPVEYVTKNVQQLGYSVDDFFSGRVSWGQITCSDDIPRLEREVAEHLQAGRDEFCQSYRLMNKSGEIRWMEDRNRVVRDAAGAITHIQGIVLDVTDRKRAEEASCRSEETARTKTEVLGKLMDVVPVGILVAHDPQCQVITGNHAANHLFEADEDENVSAGASNDSQTRPRRFFQNGRELRAQELPMQVAAASGVEVPGAETDVLLPSGRTISLLGKAAPLLDAAGKVRGSIAAFLDITDRKRYRTRLKSLALELTLAEHRERARMAKVLHDGLQQLLVAAKLRLPAIERSSDPAIYKAGLEIRGLLDESIKTSRSLTTELSPPILLNQGLTAAMQWLAGWMHETHDLTVNLDIKIATSPIGENLSILLFQCVRELLFNVVKHAGVKVADVQVAQSDGSIQISIADKGSGFDPKAPRANKSAGGFGLFNVAERLQLLGARMDIVSAPGQGSRFTITAPVASGATSAAAIVSDC